The nucleotide sequence GTGTGCGATCGCCAGGTAGACCGCCGAAGTCAGCAACGCTAACAAGACCATGATGGCCCACTTGACCATCAGGGTTTGCAAACGCGAGATCCTGACCTGTTCGGCGAATCGGTACACCGGGCCCCATTCGGCCGGCGCGTAGCCGAGCATCGAATCCACCAGCGTGCTGACCACGATGCTGCCGGTGAATCCGGCCAGCAAGAGCAAGAGCGCGTAATAGAACGCCGACAATCCATTGCCGGTGCCGTTCGGCAAGGGGTTGTACACGGCCGACCTGACGTCAATGGGGTTGGCCAGCACCGTCGCCGATGCTCCTGTCAACGGCGCTCCACCGATCTGCTCCGTGACTTGAGCCGAAACACTCTTGCCCACTTCGCTATTGGCGAGCGCCATGGCCTTGGTCAGGGTCTGGCCGGCGATGCTGGAACCGAGCGTGCCGGCACGCTGATTGGTGAAGATGGTGACGGAGGGCCGCTCGGCATGCGTGGGTGAAACGGCGCTTTCGCTGAAATCGGTCAGGTTGGACGAGAAGGTCGGCGGAATGAGCAGCTCGCCGTACACCTTCGCGCTGTCCAACTGCCGCCGGGCGTCGTCGTGGCGCAGTACCCGGATGTCGTAGGTGTTCTTGTCGGCCTGATGGACCAGGCCCTCGACAAGCTTTGCACCCCACGGCCCGGCGTCCTCGTTCACCACGGCGATCGGGAAGTGGCGCAGATTAGTGATCGGATTTACGATCCCGCCCAGGTACAGTGCCGCCAGCGCCGACATCACGGCCAGCGTGGCCAGGATCGGGAAGGCCCAAAAGCGAACGGTGCGTAGCGCTTTGATGTTCGCCTTCGGGTTCGGCGCAGCGTGGGTCATGCTGGCTCCTGTCTAAATCTTGATGGCCGGTATCAACCTGTCGAGGCTCCAGAGCCGGTCCCGGCGGGCGCACAGGGCTGAGATCGCCAGCGCGGCAGCCCAGATCGTGAACAGCACGATAATCGCTTGCCACAGCCGGTGGTCGATGCCGCCGAGGATGAGCTGTCGAAGTCCGTTGACGCCGTAGGTCATCGGGTCGAACCGATGCAAAAATTGGAACGGCTTCGAGGTGGTCTCCACGGGGTACATGCCGCCGGCGCTGACCAACTGCAGCATGAGCAGTGCCATGATCAGCACCCGCCCCACCGCGGGGCCGACGACCGCGTTGATCGCTTGTGTCGCGCCAACGAACGTGCAGGAAATCAGCATCATGAAGGTCAGCATCGCGACCGGATGCGCCGAGTGGACGCCGAGGGCGAAGCGCACCACGCAGTACAGGATGGTCGCCTGGAATAGCGCGATCACGGCGGCGGGGAGATAGCTGGACAGCGCCACGCGGAGGGGGATCACCTCGGCGGCGATCGCGCGGTTTTGCAGCGGCCGCAATATCATCCATAGCACCAGCGCGCCGAAGAACAAGGCGAGGGTGAGGAAGAACGGCGCCATCCCGGTGCCGAAGTTGGGCGCGGCGTTCTCATGTGTGGTGTCCAGACGGACCGGGCCGCCGATGGTGTCGGCGATGGCGTTTTGTTGCTGGGTTGTCCAGTTGGGCAGCTGCTTTGCGCCTTCGCCGAGTTTGGTGGCCAACTCGGCTGAGCCCGTTCGCAATTGTGTGCTGCCGTTCTTCAGCTGCACCGCACCGTCGTCGAGTTTGCCTATGCCGGTCGCCAACTCGGCGCTGCCGGCGGCGAGTTGTTCGGCGCCGCTGCGCAGCTGGGTGAGCTTGCTCGTCAGGTCCTGGTTCCCGCGGCCCACCTGGTCGAGAGCGGACCGCAGGGGCCCGGTGGCGTTCTGCGCGTTGGTCAGCTGCTGGCGGATCTGGGGCGTGAACTGATGGCCGCGGAGTTGATCCTGGATGCCGCGCAAGACGCCAACGGCGTTGGCCGCCACCGGATCCGGGCTCGCGGACAGCTGATCTATCACCTGTGTCAGCTGGTTCGCGGCGCCGTCCTGTGCGGCGGCGATGGTGCCGATCTGGTCGGAGGCTTGTTGCAGCGCGGTCGCGCCGCCGCCGACCTGTGAGAGCGCCTTGGTGACGGCCAGCAGCGGGTCGGTGGCCGCGTTGATGCTGTCCGAGAGTTGCTTGGCGCCGTTGGCGACCTGTGTCGACCCCGTCCTGGCCTGGTGCAGACCGGTAGAGAGTTGCCCGATCCCGTCGTCGAGCTGAGCCGCGCCGTCGGCGAGTTGTCTGGCTCCGTCGGCGGCCTGCTTGATCCCGGCGCCCGACGAAACAACCACGGACAGAGCCTGATTGACCGCCTGGCCGGAGATTCGGGTGGACACGGCGTTGAGCACCTGGTCGATGGCGGTGCGTCCGATGCTGGACGAGATGTAGTTGTTGGCGTCGTTGTAGACGGCGATGAGTTGGGCTTTTCTCGGTTGTCCCGTGACCGGCGAGGCGATCGCCTCGCTGAAGTCCGGTGGCAGCTCGAGCATGAAGTAGTACTTGCCGTGGTCGACTCCGCTGCGGGCCTCTTGCGGGCTCACGACGCGCCAGTCCAGGCTGCGGTCGGCGGTGAGGCTTTTGGCGATCTCGTCGCCGGCGTTGAACTGTTGACCGGAGACCGACGCCCCGCGGTCGGAGTTGACCAGCGCCACGGGCAGCTTGTTCACGTGCCCGAAGGGGTCCCAAAACGCCCAAAGATAAAGCGCCCCATAGACCAACGGCAGCAGCATCAGCACCACGATGGCCACCCGCGTCAACCGGCTGCGCCCGAAACGCTTGATCTCCGAACCGAATGCGAGTCCAGCCAACATCGTCAGTCCCTTTCGATCAGGATTCGGTGATCGTGCAGATCGTGTTCGGGTGCGTCGCTGCCGAGCGGGTTGGTCACACCGACAACGACGGTGCGCGTGGTCGCGATCTCACCGAGCCGGCCGACGGCGAGCGCGCGCTCCGCGTTGTCGCGGACCTGTTCGAGGTCGCCGACCACCAGGATCGGGCGATCCGACATCAGCGCCAGGGTGATTCGCAACAGGAACAATTGCAGGTCGGTCAATTCGACGATGAAGCTGGTCGGGGTTGGCGGCGTGATGGCGCCGAACACGTCCTGCAGTTTGTCCTGGCCGGCCTCGATCGGGATGCGGGAGTACCACTTTGCGAGCCACCGGCTCTGTTCGGCGAGCACGGTCTGCACCGTCACCGATTCCTCGAGCTCGTCGATGTCGGCGAAGGCGGCGATCACACAATGCCGGCGGATGGCGCGGGGCTGCGTGTCGCCGAGCACGGTCACGGTGCCGTGGGTGGGCTTGAGGCGTCCGGCGAGCGTCAACAGCAGCGCGTCCTGGGGCGGCCCGCCTGGCAACTGGATGGCGTGCAGGCCCGACGTGAGCTCGAGGTCGATGCCGGCGAACAGGGGGCCGTGTTCGCCGTCCACCCCCAGGCCCTTCGCGGTGATGACCACCGGGGCGGTTTCGGGTTCCTGCTCGTCCGGTGCGTCCATGCTCAGAACGTTATCCACAGTTGGCCGCTTATCCACAGATCTGCAGGCGGGCCTGTTGTGTGCGAACGTATGTTCGATAGCGTTGGGGCATGGGCTTTGTCAGCGGCGCAGCGGCACGAGAGCGGATGAGTGCTGCCCTGGATGCGATCGACGCCGCCCACGACGTGTTGCGGGAGACGTCTTCGGATCTGGTCGGCAGCTCGTTTCGCGTGCAGGTCGCCGAGCGGCTGGAGACTCAGGAGCGGGTTAACCGCGGTCTGATGTACCGGATCTTCGCCGAGATCGCCGATCCGCCCGACGAGACCGGGTTCGTGCCCGCGGTACGGGACACGTTGTGGGCGCGGCTGCGGATCGCTCCGGGGGAGATCACCCGCCGGTTCAAACTGGCGGCGCGCATCCGACCGCGCCGCTCGCTGACCGGGCCGCCGCTGCCCGCCCCGCTGCCCGAGCTGGCCGCCGCCGTACAGGCCGGCGACGTCGGCGAGGACCACATCCGGGTTGTGTGCCGCGCCCTGGACGTGCTGCCGGCCAGCGTGGCGCCCGCCGAGGTGGCCAACGCCGAACGCCGCCTGGTCGAACACGCCGGGCGCGTGGACGCCAAAGTCGTCGAACGACTCGGCCAACGCATCGCCGACTACCTCAACCCCGACGGTGTGTTCACCGACGCCGACCGCGCCCGCCGCCGCGGCTTGCATTTGGGCCCGCAAGGCCCCGATGACATGTCGCGGATCAGCGGATGGATCGACCCCGAAGCCCGCGCCTACTTCGAAGCCGTCGAGGCCGCCGTGCGGCCCGGCCGCCACCAACCCGACGACACCGAGCGCGACGAGCGCACCCCCGCACAACGCTGCCACGACGCCTTCAAACTCGGCATGCACCACGCCATCGCCTCCGGGCAGCTCGGTGTGCACCGCGGCCACCCGGTGACCGTGGTGGTCACCACCACCATGGCCGAACTCAACCAAGCCGCCCACGCCGTCGCCGACCCCACCATCGCCATGCCCGCACCCGCGCGCACCGGCGGCGGCTCGCGGCTACCCATGCCCGATCTGATCCGCATGGCCGCCAGCGCGATTCACTACCTAGCGGTCTTCGACGACCACACCCAACGCCCGCTGTACCTGGGCCGGCAAAAACGCATCGCCACCGCCGACCAACGACTCATCTGCCATGCCCGCGACCGCGGCTGCACCCGACCCAACTGCCTGGTGCCCGGCTACCGCTGCGAAGTCCACCACTGCCCGGACTGGGCACACGGCGGCCGCACCGACGCCGACAAACTCTTCTTCGCCTGCGGCTGCGACCACGCCGCCACCAGCCGCGGCGACCTGCACACCCAAATCACCAACACCGGACGCCTCGGCTGGACCAACGGCAACGAACCACCCCAAATCAACCACGCCCACCACCCCGACGAACTCCTGCGCAACGACCCCGACCCCTAGCCGCCGAGTTGTGCCCGCATCTCCCAGATCAGGACCTCCGAGGCGGCGTCGGCTTCCAGCCGGCGACCGTCGGTGTCGGTGAACCGGACGGCATCCCCCTCGTCGAGGATGCCGGCACCCTCGAGGTCGAGCCGGCCCTTGGCGACGAACACGTGCAGGTACGGCGCCGCGGGCAGGGCGACGGCGTCGCCGGGCCGCAGCCGCGCGGCGTGCAGGGCGGCGTTGCGGTTGTGCAGGGTGATGGCGGCGTCGTGGCCGGGTATGCCCGAGGCGACGGTGACCAAGCGGCCATTCAGGGCGGCGTCGTCGATCTCGTGCTGCTGGTAGCCGGGCATGATGCCGGTCTCGTCGGGGATCACCCACATCTGCACGAAATGCACTGGCTCCGTGAACGAATGGTTCTTCTCCGAGTGCAGGATTCCGCTGCCCGCCGACATGCGCTGCGCCAGACCCGGATAGACGACACCGTGGTTGCCGGCCGAATCCCGGTGTGCCAGTTCGCCTTGCAGCACCCAGGTGACGATCTCCATGTCGCGGTGGGGGTGGGTGTCGAATCCCTTGCCAGGCTCGACGATGTCGTCGTTGTTGACCAGCAGCAGGCCGTGGTGGGTGTTGTCGGGGTCGTAGTGATCGCCGAAGGAGAAGGAGTGCCGGGAATGCAGCCAGGAGGTTCGGGTGACGGCCCGGTCGCCGGCTCGGCGGATCGTTACGGTGGCGGCCATGGGTTCAGGGTAGTGCCGCCAGCAGCCCCTGGGCGTGGCGCAGCGCGTCGTCGAGCCCGCCGAGCGTCAGCCCGGCCGAACGGCCCAGGTGGATCTCGATCTGAAACTCCGGCCGGCCGTCCTGCCCGAAGATCGGCAGCACCACGAATTCCGTTGACGCGAGCTCTGTTTCGAGCGCATCGGTCACCGACTCCAGCGTCACCATCGTCATCAGCGTGGTCAACTGGCGACTCACTTCCGCGGTGGGCTGCAGCGAGGCCAGCACGCTGGTCAGCCGGTGGTGTAGCGACTGGTGGGTGTCGTCGAACCGCCAGGCGCCATAGCCGCGGGCGCGGATATCAGCGAGCACCCGTTGTTGCTGCGCGATCTCGGCGCGGCTCAACCGCGGCCGGACCCCCTGCAGCCAGGTCCGCACGAAATCGTCGTCACGCCAGGCCATCGCGACCAGGCCGAAGGGCGGGTCGATGGGGAAGCGCTGCCCGACCGCGTGCTCCCCGTCGGTGCCGTGGCCGACGCTATCGACCGTGATCAGGTGTCGGTCCCCGATCTTCGACATCGAACAGCCCGCGCCGAGCGTCTCGTGCAGGTAGGTCAGGGCGTCGCGCCCCCGGTCCAACAGGGGAAACTGCCTGCGCAGCCCGTGGACCAGTCGGAACAAGCCGCTGCCCAGCGCATAGCGGCGGTCCTCGCGGCGCGCCACCCACGCGCCGCGTTCCAGCTCGGCGAGCAGCAGGGCGCACGTCGAGGTGCTGATCCCGCAGGCCTTCGCCAGCTCGGCCGACGTCCGCCCGCCGGGGGAATCCGCCAGCGCGCCGAGCACATCCATCACCCGTGCCGTGGGCGGCGACTTGGCGATTGACGCGGCGATGGCCGGCTCCTTACCCTCTTCCTAAATATAGCTTTAGCAATCCTAATATTAGGAGACTTCCTCGTGTTGAAGGTCGGCGTCTGGGGCCCGGGTTCGATGGGCGTGATCGCCCTGCGCGGCGTGATCGACCATCCGCAGCTGGAGCTGGTCGACGTCGTCGTGCACAGCGACGCCAAAGCCGGCCGCGACGCCGGCGAGCTGTGCGGCATCGCGCCCGTCGGCGTGGTGGCCACGCAGGACCCGGCCGCGCTGCTCGCCGGGGACGCCGACGCGGTGGTGTACGCGGCCGGCGCGAACCTGCGGCCGCTGGACGCCGTCGCGGACATGGCGTCGATCCTGCGGGCCGGCAAGAACGTGGTGTCGTGTTCGGTGGTGCCGTTGGTGTTCCCCGACGCTGTCGACTCCGCGTTCACCGACCCGCTGCGGCAGGCCGCGCTGGACGGCGGGGTGTCGTTCTTCACCACCGGCATCGACTCCGGCTTCGCCAATGATGTTCTGCCGCTTGTGCTTACCGGAGTATCCCGGGTGATCGAGTCGGTGCGGGTGACCGAGATGTTCAACTATGCCACCTACCCGGACAAGGCCGCGGTGTACGAGATCCTCGGATTCGGCAAGCCGCCGGAGTTCACCGCGTTCGCCGCCACGCCCGGCGTGTTCACCTTCGGCTGGGGCCCGGTGCTGCACCAGCTCGCGGCCGGACTCGGGACCAAGATCGACCACGTCGAGGAAACCAACGAACGCATCCCCGCCCCCGAGTCGTTCGACACCCCCACCGGTCACATCGCGGCCGGAACGATCGCGGCGATGCGCTCGACGCTCACCGGGTATGTCGGCGAGAAGCCGACCTTCGTCCTCGACCACGTCACCCGCATGCGCGACGACATCGCCCCGGACTGGCCGCAACCGCACATCACGATCGAGCCCAAGGACCTGGGCTACGGCCTGGCCAGCGGCCGCGGTCTCTACCGCGTCGAGATCGAGGGGTCACCCGCCATGCGCTGCGAATTCGAGATGGCCGACGAGCACGACCACGATCTGGGCGCGCGCATCGCGGGCTCGTCGCGCATGGTTAACGCGATCCCCGCGGTGTGCGCGGCGCCGCCCGGGCTGCTGTCCGCGCTGGACCTGCCGCTGGTCACCGGGGCGGGGCTGGTGCGCCCGGTGCCCGGTCCGTCGCCGGACAGCCGCCTGTTTTGACGGCCCGCCGGGTTGGAGGCCCGGCTGTTCAGCCAGCAGGCGCCGCCCCCGGCGACCAATCCGATCGCGATGCCGATGTCGGGGCGCTGCCCGAGCATGAACCAGGACAGCACCGCGGCCACCGCGGGAATGACGGCGAACAGCATCGCCACCGGGGTCGCTCCGTGCACACTGATGGCGCGCACGTAGAGGCTGACCGCGAGCGTGGCATTGAGCAGCACCACGCCGGCGATCGCGACGGTGGCTTTGACCGCGTCGTGCACGGCGTAGGGCGTGAGGATCGCGAGCACTCCCGCCGGAACGAGCGCCACCGCGTTTTGCATCGCGCTCATGGTGCGGAAGTCGACGCCGACGCAATACCGCTGCTGGTACACGCCGCCGATCGAAAGGCCAAGCAGCGCAACGGCAAGCAGCACGATCACGGGATCGATGCCGTGCGTGGTCATCAGGCGTCGTGCGCACGCGGCGAGCACCGCGACGACACCGAGGGCCAGGGCGGCGATCCGCGCCGAGCCGAGCGGCTCGCGCAGGAATGTCGCCGCCAGGATCGCGGTGATGACCGGATTCATCGCGATCACCACCGCACACAGCACCGCGGGCGCGCCGAGCAGCACCGCCTCGTAGAGGCAGCAGAATTGCACGGCCTGGATGAGCAGACCCGCGACGACGACATGACCGAACCGCGCGCCGCGCGGCCAGGACGCCTTGGCCGCGAGGGCCCAGCCCGACAGGATGATGGTGGCCAGGCCGAAGCGCAGCACCAGGACGGCCATCGGCGTCATCGCCGTGACCGCGAGCGTCCCGATGGGATAACCGATCGCGTAGGTGAGCGTCACCGCCGAAGCGGTGGTCAATGGCATGCGCGGCTGGTCCATGGCCCCCATGCTCATGGAGCCGGACCCGCGGCGTCCAACGATTATTGGCGATCGCAACCGATCATGACTGCTTATCACTTAGGGCGCTAGCATGCGCTTTTGACGAAATTATTGATCGTTATCGCTGATCGGACTAGGGTGACGCCATGGCCCAGGTGCTCGACATCGCGCCGCTGCGCAGCCTGGTCGCGGTCGCCGACTGTGGGGGGTTTCACAGGGCGGCGGCCGCGCTGCACCTGAGCCAGTCCGCGGTCAGCCAGCACCTACGCAAGCTGGAAGGCGTGGTCGGCGCGCCGGTGGTCGAGCGCTCCGGGCGCGGCGTCTTGTTCACCGAAGTCGGCCGCAAGCTGTTGCGGCACGCGCGCACGATATTGGCGGCGCACGACACCGCCCTCGACGACCTCGGCGCCACCGAAAACAAGCTGCTGACCATCGGCGCCACCGAGCACGGCGCCGACGTGATGCTGCCCGCGCTGACCAGCGTGCTGCGCGAGCGGCTGCCCGACCGCCGGGCCCGCTTCCGGCTGGACCGCAATGTTTCACTGGCGGACGCATTGGACCGGGGGCTGGTGGACCTGGCGATCATGCTGGACGGGTCCGGGCTGGATCGCGCGAATGCGTCGGGAGTCGTTCAGCTGAAATGGGTTTCGGCGCGCAGCTTCACGGCTCGGCAGGAAGATCCGCTGCCGTTGGTGATCTTCGCCGAGCCGTGCACGCTGCGCGAGCCGGCCTTCGCCATCCTCGAAAAGCATGGGGTTGCTTACGAGATCGCCGCCGAATGCGCCGATTTGGCGGGGCTTTACGCCGCCGTGCGCTCGGGCCTCGGCCTGGCGTTGCTGCCGATGATCGGCAAGCTGCCCGACGGCT is from Mycobacterium conspicuum and encodes:
- a CDS encoding YhgE/Pip domain-containing protein, coding for MTHAAPNPKANIKALRTVRFWAFPILATLAVMSALAALYLGGIVNPITNLRHFPIAVVNEDAGPWGAKLVEGLVHQADKNTYDIRVLRHDDARRQLDSAKVYGELLIPPTFSSNLTDFSESAVSPTHAERPSVTIFTNQRAGTLGSSIAGQTLTKAMALANSEVGKSVSAQVTEQIGGAPLTGASATVLANPIDVRSAVYNPLPNGTGNGLSAFYYALLLLLAGFTGSIVVSTLVDSMLGYAPAEWGPVYRFAEQVRISRLQTLMVKWAIMVLLALLTSAVYLAIAHRLDMPIPLGWQLWLYGAFAISAVGITSSSLIAVLGSMGMLFSMLVFVILGLPSAGATVPLEAVPTFFRWLAAFEPMHQVFLGVRALLYLNGRADAGLTQALLMTALGLVIGLLVGGVITNIYDRKGFHRIQGAAELAIAAEHQAQHQARQGKDESPSVQT
- a CDS encoding YhgE/Pip domain-containing protein, whose product is MLAGLAFGSEIKRFGRSRLTRVAIVVLMLLPLVYGALYLWAFWDPFGHVNKLPVALVNSDRGASVSGQQFNAGDEIAKSLTADRSLDWRVVSPQEARSGVDHGKYYFMLELPPDFSEAIASPVTGQPRKAQLIAVYNDANNYISSSIGRTAIDQVLNAVSTRISGQAVNQALSVVVSSGAGIKQAADGARQLADGAAQLDDGIGQLSTGLHQARTGSTQVANGAKQLSDSINAATDPLLAVTKALSQVGGGATALQQASDQIGTIAAAQDGAANQLTQVIDQLSASPDPVAANAVGVLRGIQDQLRGHQFTPQIRQQLTNAQNATGPLRSALDQVGRGNQDLTSKLTQLRSGAEQLAAGSAELATGIGKLDDGAVQLKNGSTQLRTGSAELATKLGEGAKQLPNWTTQQQNAIADTIGGPVRLDTTHENAAPNFGTGMAPFFLTLALFFGALVLWMILRPLQNRAIAAEVIPLRVALSSYLPAAVIALFQATILYCVVRFALGVHSAHPVAMLTFMMLISCTFVGATQAINAVVGPAVGRVLIMALLMLQLVSAGGMYPVETTSKPFQFLHRFDPMTYGVNGLRQLILGGIDHRLWQAIIVLFTIWAAALAISALCARRDRLWSLDRLIPAIKI
- a CDS encoding 13E12 repeat family protein gives rise to the protein MGFVSGAAARERMSAALDAIDAAHDVLRETSSDLVGSSFRVQVAERLETQERVNRGLMYRIFAEIADPPDETGFVPAVRDTLWARLRIAPGEITRRFKLAARIRPRRSLTGPPLPAPLPELAAAVQAGDVGEDHIRVVCRALDVLPASVAPAEVANAERRLVEHAGRVDAKVVERLGQRIADYLNPDGVFTDADRARRRGLHLGPQGPDDMSRISGWIDPEARAYFEAVEAAVRPGRHQPDDTERDERTPAQRCHDAFKLGMHHAIASGQLGVHRGHPVTVVVTTTMAELNQAAHAVADPTIAMPAPARTGGGSRLPMPDLIRMAASAIHYLAVFDDHTQRPLYLGRQKRIATADQRLICHARDRGCTRPNCLVPGYRCEVHHCPDWAHGGRTDADKLFFACGCDHAATSRGDLHTQITNTGRLGWTNGNEPPQINHAHHPDELLRNDPDP
- a CDS encoding pirin family protein, giving the protein MAATVTIRRAGDRAVTRTSWLHSRHSFSFGDHYDPDNTHHGLLLVNNDDIVEPGKGFDTHPHRDMEIVTWVLQGELAHRDSAGNHGVVYPGLAQRMSAGSGILHSEKNHSFTEPVHFVQMWVIPDETGIMPGYQQHEIDDAALNGRLVTVASGIPGHDAAITLHNRNAALHAARLRPGDAVALPAAPYLHVFVAKGRLDLEGAGILDEGDAVRFTDTDGRRLEADAASEVLIWEMRAQLGG
- a CDS encoding MarR family transcriptional regulator, with amino-acid sequence MDVLGALADSPGGRTSAELAKACGISTSTCALLLAELERGAWVARREDRRYALGSGLFRLVHGLRRQFPLLDRGRDALTYLHETLGAGCSMSKIGDRHLITVDSVGHGTDGEHAVGQRFPIDPPFGLVAMAWRDDDFVRTWLQGVRPRLSRAEIAQQQRVLADIRARGYGAWRFDDTHQSLHHRLTSVLASLQPTAEVSRQLTTLMTMVTLESVTDALETELASTEFVVLPIFGQDGRPEFQIEIHLGRSAGLTLGGLDDALRHAQGLLAALP
- a CDS encoding NAD(P)H-dependent amine dehydrogenase family protein, which translates into the protein MLKVGVWGPGSMGVIALRGVIDHPQLELVDVVVHSDAKAGRDAGELCGIAPVGVVATQDPAALLAGDADAVVYAAGANLRPLDAVADMASILRAGKNVVSCSVVPLVFPDAVDSAFTDPLRQAALDGGVSFFTTGIDSGFANDVLPLVLTGVSRVIESVRVTEMFNYATYPDKAAVYEILGFGKPPEFTAFAATPGVFTFGWGPVLHQLAAGLGTKIDHVEETNERIPAPESFDTPTGHIAAGTIAAMRSTLTGYVGEKPTFVLDHVTRMRDDIAPDWPQPHITIEPKDLGYGLASGRGLYRVEIEGSPAMRCEFEMADEHDHDLGARIAGSSRMVNAIPAVCAAPPGLLSALDLPLVTGAGLVRPVPGPSPDSRLF
- a CDS encoding LysR family transcriptional regulator, which encodes MAQVLDIAPLRSLVAVADCGGFHRAAAALHLSQSAVSQHLRKLEGVVGAPVVERSGRGVLFTEVGRKLLRHARTILAAHDTALDDLGATENKLLTIGATEHGADVMLPALTSVLRERLPDRRARFRLDRNVSLADALDRGLVDLAIMLDGSGLDRANASGVVQLKWVSARSFTARQEDPLPLVIFAEPCTLREPAFAILEKHGVAYEIAAECADLAGLYAAVRSGLGLALLPMIGKLPDGLCPAEGLPAANCATVLVRGRTGIDPDLLSAVDGAVRDVLASGS